The proteins below are encoded in one region of Bosea sp. BIWAKO-01:
- the gcvPB gene encoding aminomethyl-transferring glycine dehydrogenase subunit GcvPB yields the protein MLNRQGRPTQAASSVDHGRETFTGNRALQQIEPLIFEIGHHETTGVDIEKPAPFKSRLGKHARKDGIGLPGLSEPETMRHYVRLSQKNYGIDTGLFPLGSCTMKHNARLNEKMARLPGFSDVHPLQPVSTVPGALELMLELARYLMTLTGMPAVALSPKAGAHGEACGMMAIKAAIAAKGEGETRKVVLVPESAHGTNPATAALIGFEVRSVPARPDGTVAVKDVKALLGPDIAAIMLTNPNTCGIFEPQIVEIAAALHAAGAYFYCDGANFNAIVGKAKPGDLGVDAMHINLHKTFSTPHGGGGPGAGPVVLSSRLAPYAPVPFIHVEGGAARLVEHVSDAPAGNDPFGRMTAFHGQMGMYVRALAYMLSHGADGMKQASEDAVLSANYIRAGLSDLMSLPFPDHPSMHEALFDDEWLKGTGVTTLDFAKAMIDEGYHPMTVYFPLVVHGAMLIEPTESESKASLDLFIATLRDLAMAAKGNDKARFTAAPHHAPIRRLDETRAARQPILKWVKPEPIAAAAE from the coding sequence ATGCTGAACCGTCAGGGACGTCCCACCCAGGCTGCTTCCTCCGTGGATCACGGCCGCGAGACCTTTACCGGCAATCGCGCGCTGCAGCAGATCGAACCGCTGATCTTCGAGATCGGCCATCATGAGACGACTGGCGTCGATATCGAGAAGCCGGCGCCGTTCAAGAGCCGCCTCGGCAAACATGCGCGCAAGGACGGCATCGGCCTGCCCGGCCTTTCCGAGCCGGAGACGATGCGTCACTACGTGCGCCTGAGCCAGAAGAACTACGGCATCGACACCGGTCTCTTCCCGCTCGGTTCCTGCACGATGAAGCACAATGCCCGCCTCAACGAGAAGATGGCGCGGCTGCCGGGCTTCTCGGATGTTCATCCGCTCCAGCCGGTTTCGACTGTGCCGGGCGCGCTCGAGCTGATGCTGGAGCTCGCGCGGTACCTGATGACGCTGACCGGCATGCCGGCCGTGGCGCTATCGCCCAAGGCCGGTGCTCATGGCGAGGCCTGCGGCATGATGGCGATCAAGGCCGCCATTGCCGCCAAGGGCGAGGGCGAGACACGCAAGGTCGTGCTTGTGCCGGAATCGGCGCACGGCACCAACCCGGCGACCGCGGCGCTGATCGGCTTCGAGGTCCGCTCCGTCCCGGCGCGCCCGGACGGCACGGTGGCGGTCAAGGACGTCAAGGCCCTGCTCGGGCCGGACATTGCCGCGATCATGCTGACCAACCCCAATACCTGCGGCATCTTCGAGCCGCAGATCGTCGAAATCGCTGCTGCGCTGCATGCGGCCGGCGCGTATTTCTATTGTGACGGCGCGAACTTCAACGCCATCGTCGGCAAGGCGAAGCCGGGTGACCTCGGCGTCGATGCCATGCATATCAACCTGCACAAGACCTTCTCGACGCCGCATGGCGGCGGCGGCCCGGGTGCCGGTCCGGTCGTGCTGTCGAGCAGGCTTGCTCCCTATGCGCCGGTGCCGTTCATCCATGTCGAGGGTGGTGCGGCGCGGCTCGTGGAGCACGTCAGCGACGCGCCGGCGGGCAATGATCCCTTCGGCCGCATGACGGCCTTCCACGGCCAGATGGGGATGTATGTGCGTGCGCTGGCCTATATGCTCAGCCATGGCGCCGACGGCATGAAGCAGGCCTCAGAGGATGCGGTGCTGAGCGCCAACTACATCCGCGCCGGTCTCTCCGACCTGATGTCGCTGCCTTTCCCGGACCATCCCTCGATGCACGAGGCTCTGTTCGACGATGAGTGGCTGAAGGGCACCGGCGTCACCACGCTCGACTTCGCCAAGGCGATGATCGACGAGGGGTATCACCCGATGACGGTGTATTTCCCGCTGGTCGTCCATGGCGCGATGCTGATCGAGCCGACCGAGTCGGAATCGAAGGCCTCTCTCGACCTGTTCATTGCGACGCTGCGCGATCTGGCCATGGCTGCGAAGGGCAATGACAAGGCCCGCTTCACCGCGGCGCCGCACCATGCCCCGATCCGCCGTCTCGACGAGACGCGTGCTGCCCGGCAGCCGATCCTGAAATGGGTGAAGCCGGAGCCGATTGCGGCTGCGGCTGAGTAA
- a CDS encoding murein L,D-transpeptidase, protein MYRSFVRSSAVAVAALILTVGIARAQEPSYGPNTYDRTLEALITHEEIASRGGWPRLAGSVSALKPDSQGPDVAALKQRLMLSGDLPPTALPGDVYDAATIAAVKRFQVRHGLSDLGTVGRLTLKALNVPVEVRLNQLTATLERLKSNGFVFAERYVVVNIPGASVEAVENGVVQRKHLAVVGRPDRPSPVLQANITSVNLNPYWTVPTSIVKADIIPKMRKEPDFIVKSNMRLLGAENREIDPATVNWASLTSPYFTVRQDFGPLNALGQLKIDMPNTEAVYMHDTPKKTLFRSDVRFNSSGCARIEGVRDLAAWLLEGTEWTEPAIVAEIAKGERKDIRLKKAVPVAWVYLTGWQGADGLVQFREDIYGLDTPQGIVTSTIQARKPKPKVQPAKLEARPAPAAPSPVATPARAATVKAVTAVN, encoded by the coding sequence ATGTATCGCTCTTTTGTCCGGAGCTCCGCCGTTGCCGTTGCCGCGCTCATTCTGACGGTCGGCATCGCACGCGCGCAGGAGCCGAGCTACGGCCCCAACACCTATGACCGCACGCTTGAGGCGCTGATCACCCATGAGGAGATCGCGTCGCGTGGTGGCTGGCCCAGGCTCGCCGGCAGCGTCTCCGCGCTGAAGCCGGATTCGCAGGGGCCGGATGTCGCCGCACTGAAGCAGCGCCTGATGTTGAGCGGGGATCTGCCGCCGACGGCCTTGCCGGGCGATGTCTATGACGCCGCAACGATCGCAGCCGTGAAGCGCTTCCAGGTTCGTCACGGCCTGTCCGATCTCGGAACGGTCGGCCGCCTGACGCTCAAGGCGCTGAACGTTCCCGTTGAGGTCCGGCTGAACCAGCTGACTGCGACCCTCGAGCGGCTGAAGAGCAACGGCTTCGTCTTTGCCGAGCGCTATGTCGTCGTGAACATCCCCGGCGCCAGCGTCGAGGCGGTCGAAAACGGCGTGGTCCAGCGCAAGCATCTCGCGGTTGTCGGTCGTCCCGATCGACCCTCGCCGGTGCTCCAGGCCAACATCACCTCGGTGAACCTCAACCCCTACTGGACCGTGCCGACCTCGATCGTGAAGGCCGACATCATCCCCAAGATGCGCAAGGAGCCCGACTTCATCGTGAAGTCGAACATGCGCCTTCTCGGAGCAGAAAACCGGGAGATCGATCCGGCGACCGTGAACTGGGCAAGCCTGACCTCGCCGTACTTCACCGTGCGGCAGGATTTTGGCCCGCTCAACGCGCTTGGCCAGCTCAAGATCGACATGCCGAATACCGAGGCGGTCTACATGCACGACACGCCGAAGAAGACGCTGTTCCGTTCGGATGTCCGCTTCAACTCTTCCGGCTGTGCGCGCATCGAAGGGGTGCGCGACCTCGCGGCCTGGCTGCTCGAAGGCACCGAGTGGACCGAGCCGGCGATCGTGGCCGAGATCGCCAAGGGCGAGCGCAAGGACATCCGGCTAAAGAAGGCTGTGCCCGTGGCCTGGGTCTATCTGACGGGCTGGCAGGGCGCAGACGGTCTCGTCCAGTTCCGCGAGGACATCTATGGGCTGGACACGCCGCAGGGCATCGTCACATCGACGATCCAGGCGCGCAAACCCAAGCCGAAGGTGCAACCTGCGAAGCTCGAGGCGCGTCCGGCACCGGCTGCGCCGAGCCCGGTTGCAACCCCTGCCAGGGCAGCGACCGTGAAGGCGGTCACCGCCGTCAACTGA
- a CDS encoding AtpZ/AtpI family protein — protein sequence MSESDPNGSDPRLRERLDSLKAALGRAEAAEKADSEKAGPDKALAGAMSSGFRAATDMAGGVIAGALIGYFGDRWLGTSPFLLIAFLVIGTIAGLRSAYRLGTRPSSPKGGEPER from the coding sequence ATGTCTGAATCCGACCCGAACGGCTCCGATCCGAGGTTGCGGGAAAGACTGGACTCGCTGAAGGCCGCCCTCGGGCGTGCTGAAGCCGCCGAAAAGGCGGATTCAGAGAAGGCGGGTCCCGACAAAGCGCTTGCTGGCGCGATGTCATCAGGTTTTCGCGCGGCCACGGATATGGCTGGCGGCGTTATCGCTGGTGCCCTGATCGGGTATTTCGGCGACCGGTGGTTGGGAACGTCGCCGTTCCTGCTGATCGCCTTCCTGGTGATCGGAACTATCGCCGGCCTGCGCTCTGCCTATCGGCTCGGAACGCGCCCTTCCTCACCGAAGGGCGGCGAACCGGAACGTTGA
- a CDS encoding ATP F0F1 synthase subunit B (Produces ATP from ADP in the presence of a proton gradient across the membrane. Subunit B is part of the membrane proton channel.), which translates to MDTVWVAVALVIFLGILGYFGVHKSLLGALDSRGEKIARELSEARRLRQEAAKLLAEYEAKRKAAEGEAEAIVAAAKDEAIRLATEAEEKLADFVTRRTKAAEDKIAQAEMEAAAEVRAAAAEAATLAAEGILRSQMGGKTAESLFATGLKEIKSKLN; encoded by the coding sequence ATGGATACCGTCTGGGTTGCGGTTGCCCTCGTCATCTTCCTCGGCATTCTGGGGTATTTTGGCGTCCATAAGTCGCTTCTGGGTGCGCTTGATTCGCGTGGCGAGAAGATCGCCCGCGAGCTTTCCGAAGCCCGCCGGCTGCGTCAGGAGGCTGCCAAGCTGCTCGCCGAGTACGAGGCGAAGCGCAAGGCCGCCGAAGGTGAAGCCGAGGCGATCGTCGCCGCAGCCAAGGACGAGGCGATCCGCCTTGCCACCGAGGCTGAGGAGAAGCTCGCCGATTTCGTCACCCGCCGGACCAAGGCCGCCGAGGACAAGATCGCACAGGCCGAGATGGAGGCTGCCGCGGAGGTCCGCGCTGCCGCCGCCGAGGCTGCTACGCTGGCCGCCGAAGGCATCCTGCGCAGCCAGATGGGTGGCAAGACCGCCGAAAGCCTGTTCGCGACCGGTCTGAAGGAAATCAAATCCAAGCTGAACTGA
- a CDS encoding dienelactone hydrolase family protein — protein sequence MRRREPQGLRRCRFDILHTPASAERIGPRRDGGTILIARLALAAIAVLACAMPACAMEQVSFPSRDGTVLTGWIAKPAGSGPFPAVVALHGCSGLWRASGGLSARESDWSARLVAAGFLVLLPDSFRPRGIVALCNDRERALRPADRASDALGAADWLARQPFAKPAGIHLIGWSNGGSTALHVAADRAAAGPGGFRAIIAFYPGCRVLLKRGWRARVPTTILQGLADDWTPAAPCEELARRGGARFVGFAGAYHDFDHPDLPLRERGAAYSQRPDGKVTIGTDAAARAQAISDVMAILRAP from the coding sequence ATGCGACGCCGCGAACCTCAGGGTTTGCGGCGTTGTCGTTTTGACATCCTGCACACGCCGGCTTCTGCCGAGCGCATAGGCCCTCGCCGCGATGGAGGCACCATCCTGATCGCTCGCCTGGCACTGGCCGCGATCGCTGTACTCGCCTGCGCCATGCCGGCCTGCGCGATGGAGCAGGTCTCGTTCCCGTCACGCGACGGCACCGTCCTGACCGGCTGGATCGCCAAACCCGCTGGATCTGGCCCCTTCCCCGCCGTGGTTGCCCTGCATGGCTGCAGCGGCCTCTGGCGAGCCTCTGGAGGGCTTAGCGCACGCGAGAGCGACTGGAGTGCCAGGCTGGTCGCTGCTGGCTTCCTCGTGCTCCTGCCCGACAGTTTTCGCCCGCGCGGGATCGTCGCGCTCTGCAATGATCGCGAACGTGCGCTACGGCCGGCGGATCGCGCCAGCGATGCCCTCGGCGCCGCCGACTGGCTCGCCCGTCAGCCCTTCGCCAAACCCGCCGGGATACATCTGATCGGCTGGTCGAATGGCGGCTCGACAGCGCTCCATGTCGCCGCCGATCGCGCGGCCGCGGGCCCCGGAGGATTTCGGGCGATCATCGCCTTCTATCCTGGCTGCAGGGTCCTGCTGAAACGCGGCTGGCGCGCTCGGGTGCCCACAACGATCCTTCAGGGACTGGCGGATGACTGGACGCCAGCAGCGCCTTGCGAAGAACTCGCGCGGCGAGGCGGCGCGCGCTTCGTGGGCTTCGCTGGCGCCTATCACGATTTCGACCATCCGGACCTGCCGCTGCGGGAGCGCGGCGCGGCCTATTCGCAGCGCCCGGACGGCAAAGTGACGATCGGGACGGATGCCGCGGCGCGCGCCCAGGCCATCAGCGACGTGATGGCGATCCTGCGGGCGCCCTGA
- a CDS encoding F0F1 ATP synthase subunit C: MDPVAAKYIGAGLASLGMGLAAIGVGTIFGNFLSGALRNPSAADGQFPRAFIGAALAEGLGIFAFVVALVLLFVV; encoded by the coding sequence ATGGATCCCGTCGCAGCTAAGTATATCGGCGCTGGTCTCGCCAGCCTCGGCATGGGCCTCGCCGCTATCGGCGTCGGCACCATCTTCGGCAACTTCCTGTCCGGCGCCCTGCGCAACCCGTCGGCTGCCGACGGCCAGTTCCCGCGCGCCTTCATCGGCGCGGCGCTCGCGGAAGGTCTCGGCATCTTCGCGTTCGTCGTCGCGCTCGTTCTGCTCTTCGTCGTCTGA
- the gcvPA gene encoding aminomethyl-transferring glycine dehydrogenase subunit GcvPA: protein MRYLPLTDTDREDMLARIGVPDIDALFSDVPAGKLLKTPLDLPRAKGELEVERIMGRMAARNVAASAAPFFVGAGAYKHHVPATVDHLIQRSEFLTSYTPYQPEIAQGTLQYLFEFQTQIAALTGMEVANASMYDGSTATGEAVLMAHRVTKRRKAVLSGGLHPHYTDVVKTLSGMASDEVVALAPDVAANEDILAQIDDETSCVVVQSPDVFGNLRDLKPIADKAHAHGALLIAVFTEVVSLGAVTSPGAMDADIVVGEGQSIGNALNFGGPYVGLFAAKSKYLRQMPGRLCGATVDSDGHRGFVLTLSTREQHIRRDKATSNICTNSGLCVLAFTIHMTLLGEAGLSRLAELNHANAVKLADMLAGVKGVKLLNDSFFNEFTLKLSKPAAEVVEALAEKGVLGGVPASRLLPGAGLDDLLIVANTEINTDEDRAAFVAALAEVL, encoded by the coding sequence ATGCGCTACTTGCCCCTCACCGACACCGACCGCGAGGATATGCTCGCGCGCATCGGCGTTCCCGATATTGACGCCCTGTTCAGCGATGTGCCTGCCGGCAAGCTGCTGAAGACACCGCTTGACCTACCGCGCGCCAAGGGTGAGCTCGAGGTCGAGCGCATCATGGGCCGGATGGCCGCCAGGAATGTCGCTGCCTCTGCGGCTCCGTTCTTTGTTGGCGCTGGCGCCTATAAGCACCATGTTCCGGCGACCGTCGATCACCTGATCCAGCGCTCGGAATTCCTGACCAGCTACACGCCCTATCAGCCTGAGATCGCGCAGGGCACGCTGCAGTATCTCTTCGAATTCCAGACCCAGATTGCCGCGCTGACCGGCATGGAGGTCGCCAACGCCTCGATGTACGACGGCTCGACCGCGACCGGCGAGGCCGTGCTGATGGCTCACCGTGTCACCAAGCGCCGCAAGGCGGTGCTGTCGGGCGGCCTGCATCCCCACTACACTGATGTGGTGAAGACCCTGTCCGGCATGGCAAGCGACGAGGTCGTGGCGCTGGCGCCCGATGTCGCCGCGAACGAGGACATCCTCGCGCAGATCGACGATGAAACGTCCTGCGTCGTCGTCCAGTCGCCCGACGTCTTCGGCAATCTCCGCGACCTGAAGCCGATCGCCGACAAGGCCCATGCCCATGGTGCGCTTCTGATTGCCGTCTTCACCGAGGTCGTGTCGCTCGGCGCGGTCACGTCTCCAGGCGCGATGGACGCCGATATCGTCGTCGGGGAAGGCCAGTCGATCGGCAATGCGCTGAACTTCGGTGGCCCCTATGTCGGTCTCTTCGCCGCCAAGTCGAAATATCTGCGCCAGATGCCGGGCCGGCTCTGCGGCGCGACCGTCGATTCCGACGGACATCGCGGCTTCGTGCTGACGCTCTCGACCCGCGAGCAGCACATCCGGCGCGACAAGGCGACGTCGAACATCTGCACCAATTCCGGCCTCTGCGTGCTGGCTTTCACCATTCACATGACCCTGCTCGGCGAGGCCGGGCTCTCGCGCCTGGCCGAGCTCAATCACGCCAATGCCGTGAAGCTGGCCGACATGCTGGCCGGCGTGAAGGGGGTGAAGCTGCTCAACGACAGCTTCTTCAACGAGTTCACGCTGAAGCTGTCAAAGCCGGCGGCCGAGGTCGTCGAGGCGCTGGCCGAGAAGGGCGTGCTTGGCGGCGTGCCGGCCTCGCGCCTGCTGCCGGGAGCCGGGCTCGACGATCTGCTGATCGTCGCCAATACCGAGATCAACACGGATGAGGATCGGGCGGCCTTCGTGGCGGCGCTCGCGGAGGTGCTGTGA
- a CDS encoding F0F1 ATP synthase subunit A has product MAAGGGIDPIHQFEIKPILGLRPFGLDLSFTNASLFMVVAVAVISAIMIYGSSQRATVPGRLQSLAEMLYEFVASTITGVMGRDGMRFFPFVFSLFMFVLTANMLGMVPGSFTVTSQIIVTAAFAFLVITVVLVYGIMKHGSHFFGLFVPSGVPGWLLPFMVLIEAVSFMSRPISLSLRLFGNMLAGHIALKVFGGFVVALTGAGIYATLAPLPLFLAVALTALEFLVAFLQAYVFTILTCVYLNDALHPGH; this is encoded by the coding sequence ATGGCGGCTGGCGGCGGAATCGATCCGATCCACCAATTCGAGATCAAGCCGATCCTGGGCCTGCGGCCGTTCGGCCTCGATCTGTCCTTCACCAACGCTTCGCTGTTCATGGTGGTGGCCGTCGCGGTGATCTCCGCCATCATGATCTATGGCTCGAGCCAGCGGGCGACGGTTCCAGGCCGCCTGCAGTCGCTCGCCGAGATGCTCTACGAGTTCGTCGCGTCCACCATCACAGGCGTGATGGGTCGGGACGGGATGCGCTTCTTCCCCTTTGTGTTCTCGCTCTTCATGTTCGTGCTGACCGCGAACATGCTCGGCATGGTGCCTGGTTCGTTCACCGTCACCAGCCAGATCATCGTGACGGCGGCCTTCGCTTTCCTCGTGATCACCGTCGTGCTGGTCTACGGAATCATGAAGCATGGCAGCCATTTCTTCGGCCTGTTCGTGCCGTCAGGCGTGCCGGGCTGGCTGCTGCCCTTCATGGTCCTGATCGAAGCCGTTTCCTTCATGTCCCGGCCGATCTCGCTCAGCCTGCGTCTGTTCGGCAACATGCTGGCCGGTCACATCGCGCTCAAGGTCTTCGGCGGCTTCGTCGTCGCCCTGACCGGCGCTGGCATCTACGCCACGCTGGCGCCGCTGCCGCTGTTCCTGGCCGTCGCGCTGACCGCGCTTGAGTTCCTCGTCGCTTTTCTGCAGGCCTATGTCTTCACGATATTGACCTGCGTCTATCTCAACGACGCTCTCCATCCGGGACACTAA
- a CDS encoding chromosome segregation SMC family protein: MHLTRLKLTGFKTFVEPSEFLIEPGLTGIVGPNGCGKSNLVEALRWVMGESSFKNMRASGMDDVIFAGSSERPGRNMAEVALTLDNSDRKAPAAFNDTDVLEVTRRIEREEGSTYRVNGKEVRARDVQLLFADAATGARSPALVRQGQISELIAAKPQSRRRILEDAAGIAGLYSRRHEAELRLRGAEENLTRLEDVLGEIGTQVDALQRQARQAGRYRSLAADIRRAEATLALIAHRDAREHAAAADRALEAAVRGVAEQTGIQAEAARHQAVAAHALPALREAEAAAAAALVRLKRGLDELEAANRRSKLRADELGKRLTELQSDLTRQDRVADDAAESLARLTGEDETLAVEANAATTMSESAGASLAEAEAILLQAEGEHSTAQARLSEFAARRDAMERALREAQSREARNVGERDRLRRDLAALDADDAAAQLDRLKGARAQAEEAMRETDSAAASARAVLSTAREEETRLRAPLAEADRAAQRLDTEIRTLQKLLAPAAGDRWPAILEAISVTKGFETALGAALGDDLDAASDTAAPAHWRDMGDAAGDPALPDGAEALARHVRGPQALARRLAQVGIVPREEGPRLRASLQPGQRLVSREGDIWRWDGLTSAAEAPSPAARRLAEKNRLGDLEREAEAARKAAEIARQGLDTASQTVRASAQAETVAIEAVRLARRDLDQARERLASAERKAGETAARRSALDEAVARLGQAIAEATTQASAAEEALAALAPATELESVLLKARAVLGEQRAAASDARARVQTLAREAELRERRRATIFVDIRAWQERARTSTQTADETKRRIATAEIERKALLEAPDTFLVERRRLVGDIEAAETARREAADRLATAETVQAEADRLARAALETLSGAREVRASAEARLEAARQRLADVERQIEDGLETGLAGLQELTLIKPGEALPNPAEIEGRLAGLRAERERLGAVNLRAEDELVEIQTKRAGLTGERDDLSEAIRRLRQAIGALNREGRERLLAAFEVVHEHFQRLFGILFGGGTAELRLVDSEDPLEAGLEIFARPPGKKPQVMTLLSGGEQALTATALIFAVFLTNPSPICVLDEVDAPLDDANVERYCDLLDDMARNTETRFILITHNPITMARMERLFGVTMAERGVSQLVSVDLATAEQIREAV, translated from the coding sequence ATGCATCTGACGCGCCTCAAGCTGACCGGCTTCAAGACCTTCGTCGAGCCGTCCGAATTCCTGATCGAGCCTGGCCTGACGGGAATCGTCGGCCCCAATGGCTGCGGCAAGTCCAATCTCGTCGAAGCCCTGCGCTGGGTGATGGGCGAGAGTTCGTTCAAGAACATGCGCGCGTCCGGCATGGACGACGTCATCTTCGCCGGTTCCTCCGAACGTCCCGGCCGCAACATGGCCGAAGTCGCGCTGACCCTCGACAACAGCGACCGCAAGGCTCCCGCCGCCTTCAACGATACCGATGTCCTCGAAGTGACCCGCCGGATCGAGCGCGAGGAAGGCTCGACCTATCGTGTCAACGGCAAGGAGGTGCGCGCCCGCGACGTGCAACTGCTCTTTGCCGATGCGGCGACCGGTGCCCGCTCGCCGGCCCTGGTGCGGCAGGGGCAGATCAGCGAACTGATCGCCGCCAAGCCGCAATCGCGCCGCCGCATCCTTGAAGACGCCGCCGGCATCGCGGGCCTGTACAGCCGCCGACACGAGGCCGAACTCCGGCTCAGGGGGGCGGAAGAGAATCTGACACGGCTGGAGGACGTGCTTGGCGAGATCGGCACGCAGGTCGATGCCTTGCAGCGGCAGGCGCGTCAGGCCGGGCGCTATCGCAGCCTTGCCGCCGACATCCGCCGCGCCGAGGCGACGCTGGCCCTCATCGCCCATCGAGACGCGCGCGAACACGCGGCCGCTGCCGATCGGGCCCTGGAAGCGGCGGTCCGCGGCGTTGCCGAACAGACAGGCATCCAGGCCGAAGCGGCACGTCATCAGGCCGTGGCGGCGCATGCGCTGCCGGCGCTGCGCGAGGCCGAGGCCGCCGCGGCAGCCGCGCTGGTCAGGCTGAAGCGCGGCCTCGATGAGCTCGAGGCCGCAAACAGGCGCTCCAAGCTGCGCGCAGATGAACTTGGCAAGCGCCTGACCGAATTGCAGAGCGATCTCACGCGCCAGGACCGCGTCGCCGACGATGCCGCCGAAAGTCTCGCGCGGCTGACCGGAGAGGATGAGACGCTTGCCGTCGAAGCCAACGCAGCCACGACCATGAGTGAGTCTGCAGGAGCTTCGCTGGCCGAGGCTGAAGCGATCCTGCTTCAGGCAGAGGGCGAGCATTCCACGGCACAGGCCAGATTGTCCGAATTCGCGGCCCGCCGCGACGCCATGGAGCGGGCACTCCGTGAGGCCCAGAGCCGGGAGGCCAGGAATGTCGGGGAGCGGGACAGGTTGCGTCGCGACCTCGCCGCGCTCGACGCGGATGATGCCGCGGCTCAACTCGACAGGCTGAAGGGCGCGCGCGCTCAGGCCGAGGAGGCCATGCGGGAGACGGATTCGGCGGCGGCCAGCGCAAGAGCTGTTCTGAGTACAGCCCGAGAAGAAGAGACCCGCCTGCGCGCGCCGCTGGCCGAGGCAGATCGCGCAGCCCAGCGCCTCGACACGGAAATCCGCACGCTGCAGAAACTGCTGGCACCGGCAGCCGGCGATCGCTGGCCGGCGATCCTCGAAGCGATCAGCGTCACGAAAGGGTTCGAGACCGCACTTGGTGCGGCCCTTGGCGACGATCTCGACGCCGCCTCCGACACAGCCGCACCGGCTCATTGGCGCGACATGGGCGATGCTGCGGGGGACCCTGCCCTTCCCGATGGCGCCGAGGCGCTGGCCCGGCATGTGCGCGGGCCGCAAGCTCTGGCGCGGCGCCTGGCTCAGGTCGGCATCGTGCCGCGCGAAGAGGGCCCGAGGCTTCGCGCCTCGTTGCAACCCGGCCAGCGCCTGGTTTCGCGCGAAGGAGACATCTGGCGCTGGGACGGCTTAACCAGCGCTGCGGAGGCCCCATCTCCTGCGGCCCGCCGCCTCGCCGAAAAGAATCGCCTTGGCGACCTCGAACGTGAGGCGGAGGCCGCGCGCAAAGCTGCCGAGATTGCGCGGCAGGGCCTCGATACGGCCAGCCAAACGGTTCGCGCCTCCGCGCAGGCTGAAACGGTCGCCATCGAAGCCGTGCGGCTCGCCCGGCGCGATCTGGATCAGGCCCGAGAGCGGCTCGCAAGCGCCGAGCGCAAGGCCGGCGAGACAGCCGCGCGCCGCTCGGCTCTCGATGAGGCCGTCGCCCGCCTGGGCCAGGCGATCGCGGAAGCGACGACCCAGGCTTCTGCAGCCGAAGAGGCACTGGCCGCACTGGCGCCGGCGACCGAGCTCGAAAGCGTCCTCCTGAAGGCGCGCGCCGTCCTCGGTGAACAGCGAGCAGCCGCTTCGGATGCGCGTGCCCGCGTCCAGACCCTGGCGCGAGAGGCAGAGCTTCGCGAGCGACGCCGCGCCACGATCTTCGTCGATATCCGGGCCTGGCAGGAACGAGCCAGGACGAGCACCCAGACCGCCGACGAGACGAAGCGGCGCATCGCGACTGCGGAGATCGAGCGCAAGGCGCTGCTCGAAGCACCGGACACCTTCCTGGTCGAGCGCAGGCGCCTGGTTGGCGATATCGAGGCGGCCGAGACAGCACGCCGCGAGGCGGCCGACCGCCTGGCTACAGCGGAAACCGTCCAGGCTGAGGCCGACCGGCTGGCCAGAGCGGCACTGGAAACCCTCTCCGGTGCGCGCGAGGTCCGCGCCTCCGCTGAGGCGCGCCTGGAGGCAGCCCGACAGCGCCTGGCCGATGTGGAGAGGCAGATCGAGGACGGGCTCGAGACAGGGCTCGCCGGCCTCCAGGAACTGACCCTGATCAAGCCCGGCGAAGCGCTGCCGAATCCCGCCGAAATCGAAGGTCGCCTCGCGGGCCTGAGGGCCGAACGCGAGCGTCTGGGCGCCGTGAACCTGCGTGCCGAGGATGAACTCGTCGAAATCCAGACCAAGCGCGCAGGCCTGACAGGGGAGCGCGACGACCTGAGCGAGGCGATCCGGCGCCTGCGCCAAGCCATCGGCGCGCTGAACCGCGAAGGCCGCGAGCGGCTGCTGGCCGCGTTCGAGGTCGTGCACGAGCACTTCCAGCGTCTGTTCGGCATCCTGTTCGGCGGTGGTACGGCCGAGCTCCGGCTGGTCGACTCGGAGGATCCTCTCGAGGCGGGGCTGGAAATCTTCGCGCGCCCCCCGGGCAAAAAGCCGCAGGTGATGACCCTGCTCTCCGGCGGCGAGCAGGCCCTGACCGCGACCGCCCTGATCTTCGCCGTGTTTCTGACCAACCCCTCGCCGATCTGCGTGCTCGACGAGGTCGACGCGCCGCTCGATGACGCCAATGTCGAGCGCTACTGCGATCTGCTCGACGATATGGCCCGAAATACCGAGACGCGCTTTATTTTGATCACCCACAACCCCATTACCATGGCGCGCATGGAACGGTTGTTCGGCGTGACCATGGCCGAGCGAGGGGTCAGCCAACTGGTCTCGGTCGACCTCGCAACAGCGGAACAAATCCGCGAAGCCGTCTGA